A window of the Catenulispora sp. MAP5-51 genome harbors these coding sequences:
- a CDS encoding SigE family RNA polymerase sigma factor, giving the protein MGAERDFDDFYLGTVRKVTAQIVALLGDASEAEDAVQEAYARAWQRWDTVSKMDDPVAWVRVVAYRIKVSAWRSAVRRVAAHRRHGPPGNVPDHSPDAVALIAALRQIPEAQRRAIVLFHIAGLTIEQVAAEVGAPTGTIKARLSRGRAALAALLAEPDSDGPEAASHLKAVLDNGSGERSYA; this is encoded by the coding sequence GTGGGAGCGGAGAGGGATTTCGACGACTTCTATCTCGGCACGGTGCGCAAGGTGACGGCGCAGATCGTCGCGTTGCTGGGGGACGCCTCGGAGGCCGAGGACGCAGTCCAGGAGGCCTACGCACGGGCCTGGCAGCGCTGGGACACCGTGTCGAAGATGGACGACCCGGTCGCCTGGGTACGGGTCGTCGCGTATCGGATCAAGGTGTCGGCGTGGCGGTCGGCCGTCCGGCGGGTCGCCGCGCACCGGCGGCACGGGCCACCCGGGAACGTGCCCGACCACAGCCCTGACGCGGTAGCGCTGATCGCGGCGTTGCGGCAGATCCCTGAGGCACAGCGGCGGGCAATCGTGTTGTTCCACATCGCGGGGCTGACGATCGAGCAGGTCGCCGCCGAGGTCGGCGCGCCGACCGGGACGATCAAGGCACGGCTTTCCCGGGGGCGCGCCGCGCTGGCGGCGCTGTTGGCCGAACCGGATTCCGACGGCCCGGAGGCGGCCTCGCACCTCAAGGCAGTACTCGACAACGGAAGCGGGGAGCGCAGCTATGCGTGA
- a CDS encoding TetR/AcrR family transcriptional regulator, producing the protein METGPGAPEDGALDPQADRRSEPRSDHRSEPQSDPPQLGLRERKKQRTRMAIHEAAMALFAERGYDHVTMAEIARAADVAPATVFTHYASKEDLVYELRHVANDRLRTALRTRAAEIGVLAAVKEWQQEMYEYYVQSPKHVERSRTFSRLLREAPTLWTRSVGFMYERQNLLTELMVENHPQIDPFVLEVAAAQIAGAVQAAQVRYQGDLAAGMGKDELLARATARSEQVYEQLARGLADVL; encoded by the coding sequence ATGGAGACCGGACCAGGAGCACCAGAGGACGGCGCGCTCGACCCCCAGGCAGACCGCCGGAGCGAGCCCCGGAGTGACCACCGGAGCGAGCCCCAGAGCGACCCCCCGCAGCTGGGCCTGCGCGAGCGCAAGAAGCAGCGCACCCGCATGGCGATCCACGAGGCGGCGATGGCCCTGTTCGCCGAGCGCGGCTACGACCACGTGACGATGGCCGAGATCGCCCGCGCCGCCGACGTCGCCCCGGCCACGGTGTTCACGCACTACGCCTCGAAGGAGGACCTGGTCTACGAGCTGCGGCACGTGGCCAACGACCGGCTGCGCACCGCGCTGCGCACGCGGGCCGCGGAGATCGGCGTGCTGGCCGCGGTCAAGGAGTGGCAGCAGGAGATGTACGAGTACTACGTCCAGTCGCCCAAGCACGTGGAGCGGTCCCGGACCTTCTCACGGCTGTTGCGCGAGGCCCCGACGCTGTGGACGCGCTCGGTGGGGTTCATGTACGAGCGGCAGAACCTGCTCACCGAGCTGATGGTCGAGAACCACCCGCAGATCGACCCGTTCGTGCTGGAGGTCGCGGCGGCGCAGATCGCCGGCGCCGTGCAGGCCGCGCAGGTGCGGTACCAGGGGGATCTGGCGGCCGGGATGGGCAAGGACGAGCTGCTGGCGCGCGCCACGGCCCGCTCGGAGCAGGTGTACGAGCAGTTGGCTCGGGGCCTGGCGGACGTGTTGTAA
- a CDS encoding class I SAM-dependent methyltransferase has protein sequence MRNSRRMSFNTDAPTYRRGRPPYPDAVFDLLADRCGLRPGARVLEIGAGSGLATGPLLAAGAHVVAVEPGESLAAILSAEHAGDRLDVVVSDFETADLPGGFDLAAAATALHWLDPDTSTAQIGRQVRPGGWLAAWWTEFGDANRPTLFRDRLDDVYHDLLPSETGYRASRSHVLDTDRWRAQLTAGGYFEDVQVDMIEWQQTLTPQTARDQWSTFPNIAELAPAAHTEFLDRLAGIIDDLGGSVEDPRLTVVYTARRA, from the coding sequence ATGCGCAACAGCCGCCGGATGTCCTTCAACACCGACGCGCCCACCTACCGCCGCGGCCGCCCGCCCTACCCCGACGCCGTCTTCGACCTCCTGGCCGACCGCTGCGGACTCCGCCCAGGCGCCCGAGTCCTGGAGATCGGTGCCGGCAGCGGCCTGGCCACCGGACCCCTCCTGGCGGCCGGCGCCCACGTCGTCGCCGTCGAACCCGGCGAGAGCCTGGCCGCGATCCTGTCCGCCGAACACGCGGGCGACCGGCTGGACGTCGTCGTCTCCGACTTCGAGACCGCCGACCTGCCCGGCGGCTTCGACCTCGCCGCCGCCGCCACCGCCCTGCACTGGCTCGACCCCGACACCTCCACCGCGCAGATCGGCCGCCAGGTCCGGCCCGGAGGCTGGCTGGCGGCCTGGTGGACCGAGTTCGGCGACGCCAACCGCCCCACCCTGTTCCGCGACCGCCTCGACGACGTCTACCACGACCTGCTGCCTTCCGAAACCGGCTACCGCGCCAGCCGCTCCCACGTCCTGGACACCGACCGGTGGCGCGCGCAGCTGACTGCCGGGGGCTACTTCGAGGACGTCCAGGTCGACATGATCGAATGGCAGCAGACCCTGACTCCGCAGACCGCGCGCGACCAGTGGTCGACGTTCCCGAACATCGCCGAACTGGCACCGGCGGCTCATACGGAGTTCCTGGACCGGCTCGCCGGGATCATCGACGACCTCGGCGGGAGCGTCGAGGATCCACGGCTGACGGTCGTCTACACGGCCCGGCGGGCTTAG
- a CDS encoding TetR family transcriptional regulator, translated as MTAPAAKRPGRRPGSADTRGQILDAARAEFASRGYEKATVRGIARAAGVDAALVHHYFGSKEQVFVAALEFPVDPAVVLEQVAGDSAGIGERLARYVVGLWEVPQARERLLAVLRTIASNGDMAALVRGFARPRLVVPLAARVGGPDAEARVEMALAQIIGLAMARYVIGVEPVASLGSEELVGLLAPALQRFLG; from the coding sequence ATGACCGCCCCCGCCGCCAAACGCCCCGGTCGCCGGCCCGGGTCGGCCGACACCCGCGGGCAGATCCTGGACGCGGCGCGCGCCGAGTTCGCTTCGCGGGGCTATGAGAAGGCGACGGTGCGGGGTATCGCGCGGGCCGCGGGGGTGGATGCGGCGCTGGTGCACCACTACTTCGGGTCGAAGGAGCAGGTGTTCGTCGCGGCGTTGGAGTTCCCGGTGGATCCGGCGGTGGTGCTGGAGCAGGTGGCCGGGGATTCGGCGGGGATCGGGGAGCGGCTGGCGCGGTATGTGGTGGGGCTGTGGGAGGTGCCGCAGGCGCGGGAGCGGTTGTTGGCGGTGCTGCGGACGATCGCTTCGAACGGGGATATGGCGGCCCTGGTGCGCGGGTTCGCCCGGCCGCGGCTGGTGGTGCCGTTGGCGGCGCGGGTCGGGGGTCCGGATGCCGAGGCGCGGGTGGAGATGGCGCTGGCGCAGATCATCGGGTTGGCGATGGCGCGGTATGTGATCGGGGTGGAGCCGGTGGCTTCGCTGGGTTCGGAGGAGTTGGTGGGGTTGTTGGCGCCGGCTTTGCAGCGGTTCTTGGGCTGA
- a CDS encoding aspartate/glutamate racemase family protein, which yields MQKNHRHLGILAHSAEGAALSFQTFCREGFARLGPHAHPDVTLDLIPLSRSMPYWESGDYHAVRAILRESAERLAAAGADFFICPDNTAHLAFELDGDPYPIPGLHIAEVVADEAAARGHRKVGILGTRFTMEGPVYPRALAARGIEAAAPDPADRTTVDTIIFDELVNGVFTDTARTAYQHVIEHLADQGCDAVALVCTEIPLLITPETSPLPTLDSTRLQARAALDVATGARALPTWYGGPVAPAPSPIATERT from the coding sequence ATGCAGAAGAACCACCGCCACCTAGGCATCCTCGCGCACTCCGCCGAAGGCGCCGCCCTGTCCTTCCAGACCTTCTGCCGCGAAGGCTTCGCCCGCCTCGGCCCCCACGCACACCCCGACGTCACCCTCGACCTGATCCCGCTGTCCCGCTCCATGCCGTACTGGGAATCCGGGGACTACCACGCGGTACGCGCCATCCTGCGCGAAAGCGCCGAACGCCTCGCCGCCGCCGGCGCCGACTTCTTCATCTGCCCCGACAACACCGCCCACCTGGCCTTCGAACTCGACGGCGACCCCTACCCGATCCCCGGCCTGCACATCGCCGAAGTAGTCGCCGACGAAGCAGCCGCCCGCGGCCACCGCAAAGTCGGCATCCTGGGCACCCGGTTCACCATGGAAGGGCCCGTATACCCCCGCGCCCTCGCCGCCCGCGGCATCGAAGCGGCCGCACCGGACCCCGCCGACCGCACGACGGTCGACACCATCATCTTCGACGAACTCGTCAACGGCGTCTTCACCGACACCGCCCGCACCGCCTACCAGCACGTCATCGAACACCTCGCCGACCAAGGCTGCGACGCCGTCGCCCTGGTCTGCACCGAGATCCCCCTGCTGATCACCCCCGAGACCTCGCCGCTGCCGACCCTGGACTCCACCCGGCTGCAGGCGCGCGCCGCCTTGGACGTGGCGACCGGCGCGCGCGCCCTGCCGACGTGGTACGGCGGTCCGGTCGCTCCCGCACCCTCGCCGATCGCTACAGAACGGACCTGA
- a CDS encoding L,D-transpeptidase — MRDYLDERLTAGAARLEQEATVHSPAGVRARGDQRRRRHTATMAVVPVAVLAIAGSVGLTLRPSGGPSRPNLGSSPSVSDTRTSAAGTTPTTKPARPTTPTGPATPTTPTGPARSATLVATVDLARHTLIVLDPQGKLVKTLPITAGSSAHPTPTGTFTVADKEPSKELSSPMGPNTYSLTVTSFIDLGPNAPTIYAMPWWQGSLGVRNTTTGEIGLSTDDAAWLYMQLAVGDTIRIASGAAG; from the coding sequence ATGCGTGACTACCTCGACGAGCGCCTGACCGCCGGCGCGGCGCGTCTGGAGCAGGAAGCCACGGTCCACTCGCCGGCCGGGGTGCGGGCCCGGGGTGACCAGCGGCGCAGGCGGCACACCGCGACGATGGCGGTGGTGCCGGTGGCCGTCCTGGCGATCGCCGGGAGCGTGGGGCTGACGTTGCGGCCCTCCGGCGGGCCGTCGCGGCCGAACCTGGGGAGTTCGCCGTCGGTGTCCGACACCCGGACCTCGGCCGCGGGCACGACGCCGACGACCAAGCCGGCCAGGCCGACCACGCCGACCGGGCCGGCCACACCAACCACGCCGACCGGGCCGGCCAGGTCCGCCACGCTGGTCGCCACGGTGGACCTGGCCCGTCACACGCTGATCGTCCTCGACCCACAGGGCAAGTTGGTCAAGACCCTGCCGATCACAGCCGGTTCGTCTGCGCATCCGACCCCGACGGGGACCTTCACCGTCGCGGACAAGGAGCCGTCGAAGGAGCTCAGTTCTCCGATGGGTCCGAACACCTACAGCCTGACCGTCACTTCCTTCATCGACCTCGGTCCGAACGCACCGACGATCTACGCCATGCCCTGGTGGCAGGGCAGCCTGGGCGTGAGGAACACCACCACCGGTGAGATCGGGCTCAGCACCGACGACGCAGCCTGGCTCTACATGCAGCTGGCCGTCGGTGACACGATCCGGATCGCGAGCGGCGCCGCGGGCTAA
- a CDS encoding SPFH domain-containing protein, with the protein MPPSLSKPAPAPGGGGPGAPSRGRAARLERFSAEADAGRGVGSTPANSVEVRVTGVGRFKTVLVPPNAFVVHTRRGESKPRHIGLGVSFRYRPATDSFLVVPGAMQTILMNAFCICSELQGILVQAYVQWIIEDFGTAYRKLDFSDPEDPMRLVNLQLREQAEAAIKDKVATMSVHEVLSDRQPIIEELTARLRGVAEGAGQAEDGLGLRIVTVQIKEAVVSSKTLWENLQKPFRSEQGRLAALAELAADSVITDSRMAENRKQETRRLSDERELSELRALNAAREFDRDAGEQARRDEHSQANARKAADEAHHTRLHTLALERERHEQETVMARLRLEEEQELSRMRLEAELAAARARHAADHDRQLMELERERVRAEIANARSAAALQAELIGRLPEIVEHLPAPSEYKAVTVGGSDPGTLAGIVAQISAVLSAMKTGE; encoded by the coding sequence ATGCCTCCGTCCCTTTCAAAGCCCGCCCCGGCCCCGGGCGGCGGCGGTCCGGGTGCCCCGAGCCGCGGCCGCGCCGCACGCCTGGAACGCTTCTCCGCCGAGGCCGACGCCGGACGCGGCGTCGGATCGACACCGGCCAACAGCGTCGAGGTGCGCGTCACCGGTGTCGGACGCTTCAAGACGGTGCTGGTCCCGCCGAACGCGTTCGTGGTCCACACCCGCCGCGGCGAGAGCAAGCCCCGGCACATCGGCCTCGGCGTCTCCTTCCGCTACCGGCCGGCCACCGACTCCTTCCTGGTCGTGCCCGGCGCGATGCAGACGATCTTGATGAACGCGTTCTGCATATGCAGCGAGTTGCAGGGCATCCTGGTCCAGGCCTACGTACAGTGGATCATCGAGGACTTCGGCACCGCCTACCGCAAACTGGACTTCTCCGACCCGGAGGACCCGATGCGGCTGGTGAACCTGCAGCTGCGCGAGCAGGCCGAGGCGGCGATCAAGGACAAGGTCGCCACCATGAGCGTGCACGAGGTGCTCTCCGACCGGCAGCCCATCATCGAGGAGCTCACGGCCCGGCTGCGCGGCGTCGCCGAGGGCGCGGGGCAGGCCGAGGACGGCCTGGGCCTGCGGATCGTCACCGTCCAGATCAAGGAGGCGGTGGTCAGCTCCAAGACGCTGTGGGAGAACCTGCAAAAGCCGTTCCGCTCCGAGCAGGGCCGCCTGGCCGCGCTGGCCGAACTGGCCGCCGACAGCGTGATCACCGACAGCCGGATGGCCGAGAACCGCAAGCAGGAGACCCGCCGCCTGTCCGACGAGCGCGAGCTGTCCGAACTGCGGGCCCTGAACGCCGCCCGCGAGTTCGACCGCGACGCCGGGGAACAGGCACGCCGCGACGAGCACTCCCAGGCCAACGCCCGCAAAGCCGCAGACGAGGCACACCACACCCGCCTGCACACGCTGGCCCTGGAACGCGAACGGCACGAACAGGAAACCGTCATGGCACGCTTGCGGCTGGAGGAGGAGCAGGAGCTGAGCCGCATGCGGCTGGAAGCCGAACTCGCCGCCGCCCGCGCCCGGCACGCCGCCGACCACGACCGGCAGCTGATGGAACTGGAACGGGAACGAGTCCGGGCGGAGATCGCGAACGCACGTTCGGCGGCGGCGTTGCAGGCGGAGCTGATCGGACGGCTGCCCGAGATCGTGGAGCACCTGCCCGCGCCCTCGGAGTACAAGGCTGTGACGGTCGGCGGATCCGACCCCGGCACGCTCGCCGGCATCGTCGCGCAGATATCGGCGGTGCTCAGCGCGATGAAGACGGGGGAGTAG
- a CDS encoding MFS transporter: protein MSSTDQIAGAPPSSAADVVPGPRVGGLRAGNKTALLVIACIAQFMVVLDVSIVNVALPAMRGALDLSPTGVQWVVNAYALGFAGLLLFGGRAADLFGAKPVFLTGLVGFTAASLAGGMADTGGLLIAARSVQGLAGAVLAPATMTLIMTTFTDPRERTKALGAWSATMAAGGAMGAVVGGMLTQWVSWRWVLFVNVPIGVVLILAAVPLIARTRGRGATLRTLDLPGAITVTLGLTGIVYGVVTTDTHSWGSGSVLVPMIGGAVLLALFVLLEARSKHALVPLRVFRNRSLAVADVAALLIGAGMFAMWFYVSLYLQQVLGFDALQAGFAFVPGSAMIVLGTMLATRALPRIGTRPLLLVGPLVAAIGLAWLSRFPADGSYTADVLGPLMVLTFGMGLAMTPLAVAGTAGMPRHEAGLASGLINTSRQVGGAIGLAALSTISAHVAASHGGSLKAATAAGFGAAMIGAAILLAAAGAVAALLPRRGSAPAKA, encoded by the coding sequence TTGTCTTCGACCGATCAGATAGCCGGCGCGCCGCCGTCCTCGGCGGCCGACGTCGTGCCCGGGCCTCGCGTCGGCGGCCTGCGCGCGGGCAACAAGACGGCGCTGCTGGTCATCGCTTGTATCGCGCAGTTCATGGTGGTGCTGGACGTCAGCATCGTGAACGTCGCGCTGCCGGCCATGCGCGGCGCCTTGGACCTTTCGCCCACCGGCGTGCAGTGGGTCGTCAACGCCTACGCGCTCGGCTTCGCCGGCCTGCTGCTGTTCGGCGGACGCGCCGCCGACCTGTTCGGCGCCAAGCCGGTGTTCCTCACCGGCCTGGTCGGCTTCACCGCCGCGAGCCTGGCCGGCGGCATGGCCGACACCGGCGGCCTGCTCATCGCGGCCCGCTCGGTGCAGGGCCTGGCCGGCGCGGTGCTCGCCCCGGCGACCATGACGCTGATCATGACCACCTTCACCGACCCGCGCGAGCGCACCAAGGCCCTGGGCGCGTGGAGCGCGACCATGGCGGCCGGCGGCGCGATGGGCGCCGTCGTCGGCGGGATGCTCACACAGTGGGTGAGCTGGCGCTGGGTGCTGTTCGTCAACGTGCCGATCGGCGTGGTCCTGATCCTGGCGGCCGTGCCGCTGATCGCCAGGACCCGCGGCCGCGGCGCCACACTGCGCACCCTGGACCTGCCCGGCGCGATCACCGTCACCCTCGGCCTGACCGGCATCGTCTACGGCGTCGTCACCACCGACACCCACAGCTGGGGCTCGGGCTCGGTGCTCGTCCCGATGATCGGCGGCGCGGTGCTGCTGGCGCTGTTCGTCCTGCTGGAGGCACGCAGCAAGCACGCCCTCGTGCCGCTGCGCGTGTTCCGCAACCGCTCCCTGGCCGTGGCCGACGTCGCCGCGCTGCTGATCGGCGCCGGCATGTTCGCCATGTGGTTCTACGTCAGCCTCTACCTGCAGCAGGTGCTCGGCTTCGACGCCCTGCAGGCCGGCTTCGCCTTCGTGCCGGGCTCGGCGATGATCGTGCTGGGCACCATGCTGGCCACCCGCGCCCTGCCCAGGATCGGCACACGCCCGCTGCTGCTGGTCGGCCCGCTGGTCGCCGCGATCGGCCTGGCCTGGCTCTCGCGCTTCCCGGCCGACGGCTCCTACACCGCCGACGTCCTCGGCCCGCTGATGGTGCTCACCTTCGGCATGGGACTGGCCATGACCCCGCTGGCCGTGGCCGGCACCGCGGGCATGCCCCGGCACGAGGCCGGCCTGGCCTCCGGCCTGATCAACACCTCCCGCCAGGTCGGCGGCGCCATCGGCTTGGCCGCTCTGTCCACGATCTCCGCGCACGTCGCTGCCAGCCACGGCGGCAGCCTCAAGGCCGCGACGGCCGCGGGCTTCGGCGCTGCGATGATCGGTGCGGCGATCCTGCTGGCCGCCGCCGGTGCGGTGGCCGCGCTCCTGCCGCGGCGGGGGAGCGCGCCGGCCAAGGCGTAA
- a CDS encoding aminotransferase class V-fold PLP-dependent enzyme produces METLDNPLWGDDWTEVRALFDTLQVGHAYLNHGGFGNSPRTVMLAQRQWRARMNANATRFFRREVAPGMATASRAVAEFLGAPAGDSVALVTNVTAATTIAVDSVPLAAGDEFLVTDHGYLTATSAAQRRAREVGASVVTARIPLTADAAEIARIVLAAVTPRTKVALIDHITSSTARRFPIEELVPALQERGVIVIVDAAHAPGMVPIDLAALNPDFWGGNLHKWGYAPRSAGAFWATPKWRPALRNPIVSWGQDEEFPLNLQEIGTHDPTSRLCAPNGIAFLRALGPQRVREHNVKLAEYGQAALASALDVDPATLPGDAGVSMRLVPLPVPYDDPRDLQAEISDRLGVEVSVPKWNGMTLLRVSANVYNAPSEYDRLAAGIRSVL; encoded by the coding sequence ATGGAAACCCTCGACAACCCTCTGTGGGGCGACGACTGGACCGAGGTCCGTGCCCTGTTCGACACCCTCCAGGTCGGCCACGCCTATCTGAACCACGGCGGCTTCGGCAACTCCCCGCGCACCGTGATGCTCGCCCAGCGGCAATGGCGGGCGCGGATGAACGCCAACGCCACCCGGTTCTTCCGCCGGGAGGTGGCACCGGGGATGGCCACGGCGAGCCGTGCCGTCGCGGAATTCCTGGGTGCCCCGGCCGGCGACTCCGTGGCGCTGGTCACGAACGTCACCGCGGCCACCACCATCGCGGTGGACTCGGTCCCGCTGGCCGCCGGGGACGAGTTCCTGGTCACCGACCACGGCTACCTGACCGCCACCTCGGCCGCGCAGCGCCGGGCCCGGGAGGTCGGGGCGAGCGTGGTGACCGCGCGGATACCGCTGACCGCCGACGCCGCCGAGATCGCGCGGATCGTGCTGGCCGCGGTGACACCGCGCACGAAGGTGGCCCTGATCGATCACATCACCTCCTCGACCGCACGCCGGTTCCCCATCGAGGAGCTGGTACCGGCGCTGCAGGAACGCGGCGTGATCGTCATCGTCGACGCCGCGCACGCCCCCGGCATGGTGCCGATCGACCTGGCGGCGCTGAACCCGGACTTCTGGGGCGGGAACCTGCACAAGTGGGGGTACGCGCCGCGTTCGGCCGGGGCGTTCTGGGCCACGCCGAAGTGGCGTCCGGCGCTGCGCAACCCGATCGTGTCGTGGGGCCAGGACGAGGAGTTCCCGCTGAACCTGCAGGAGATCGGCACCCACGACCCCACGTCGCGGCTGTGCGCGCCGAACGGCATCGCGTTCCTGCGGGCGCTGGGCCCGCAGCGCGTACGGGAGCACAACGTGAAGCTCGCCGAGTACGGGCAGGCGGCGCTGGCCTCGGCGCTGGACGTCGATCCGGCGACGCTGCCGGGCGATGCGGGGGTGTCGATGCGGCTGGTGCCGCTGCCGGTCCCGTACGACGACCCGCGCGACCTGCAGGCCGAGATCTCCGACCGGCTCGGCGTCGAGGTGTCGGTGCCGAAGTGGAACGGGATGACGCTGCTGCGGGTGAGCGCGAACGTGTACAACGCCCCGTCGGAGTACGACAGGCTGGCCGCGGGGATCAGGTCCGTTCTGTAG